Proteins from a genomic interval of Symmachiella macrocystis:
- a CDS encoding aldo/keto reductase — protein sequence MDYRNLGACGVKVSPLCLGTMMFGGPTDESESIQIMHRALDDGINFLDTADMYSAGKSEEVVGKAIAGRRDEVVLATKGGQPMGEGPNDRGASRYHLMNALDASLKRLAVDHVDIYYVHVPDYDTPIEETLRALDDMVRSGRVRHIACSNFRAWKLSEALWASDILNLSSFVCVQPLYNIVNRDIEVELFPLCEAHGIGVVSYSPLARGILTGKYRPGEPFPEGSRASRNDKRMQQAELREESFIAAQEITGHCERKGVAPSQFALSWCLANPILTSIIIGPRTMEQYTDNVAALKVEITDEDEAFIDSIVPPGCHTGQGFQDTAYPITGRGR from the coding sequence ATGGACTATCGTAATCTCGGCGCGTGTGGCGTCAAAGTCTCTCCGCTCTGTTTGGGCACCATGATGTTCGGCGGACCGACCGATGAGTCGGAGTCGATCCAGATTATGCATCGCGCGCTCGACGACGGCATCAACTTTTTAGATACCGCCGACATGTATAGTGCCGGCAAGTCCGAAGAGGTCGTCGGCAAGGCAATCGCCGGACGTCGCGATGAGGTCGTGTTGGCGACCAAGGGAGGCCAGCCGATGGGAGAGGGCCCCAATGATCGCGGGGCGAGTCGCTACCACCTGATGAACGCGTTGGACGCCAGTTTGAAACGTTTGGCGGTCGATCACGTCGACATCTACTATGTGCACGTGCCCGATTATGACACACCGATCGAAGAAACCTTGCGCGCATTAGACGATATGGTCCGTTCCGGCCGCGTCCGTCATATCGCCTGCTCCAATTTCCGCGCCTGGAAACTGAGCGAAGCTCTTTGGGCCAGCGATATTTTGAACCTCAGCAGTTTTGTTTGTGTGCAACCGCTGTACAACATCGTGAATCGCGATATCGAAGTCGAGCTATTTCCGCTCTGCGAAGCACACGGCATCGGCGTTGTGAGTTACAGTCCGTTGGCACGCGGGATTCTGACCGGCAAGTACCGTCCGGGTGAACCGTTTCCCGAGGGAAGCCGCGCTTCGCGTAACGACAAACGGATGCAACAAGCGGAACTGCGCGAAGAAAGTTTCATCGCTGCTCAGGAAATCACCGGCCATTGCGAACGTAAAGGAGTCGCCCCCAGTCAATTCGCACTCAGCTGGTGTTTGGCCAATCCGATTCTCACCTCAATCATCATAGGCCCGCGGACGATGGAGCAGTACACCGACAACGTGGCCGCCTTAAAGGTGGAAATCACCGACGAGGACGAAGCATTCATCGACAGCATCGTCCCCCCCGGCTGTCATACCGGACAGGGATTTCAGGACACTGCCTATCCGATCACCGGTCGCGGCCGGTAA
- the hpnH gene encoding adenosyl-hopene transferase HpnH yields the protein MGVPISQMWTVASYVLGKKIRGVRRYPIVLMLEPLFRCNLACAGCGKIQYPTDILKQNMPVDKALAAVDECDAPIVSIPGGEPLLHPQIHEIVEGIVARKKYVYLCTNAILLEKHLHRFKPSKYLSFSVHVDGLREEHDEAVCRDGVYDVAIAGVKAAIEQGFRVTTNTTLFDNADPVRYRAFFDAMTDLGVEGMMISPGYSYEKAPDQDHFLKRETTKNIFRRLLDNPDRRWQFNQSPLFLEFLKGDWDLTCTPWGNPTYNVFGWQKPCYLLQEGYTETFQELLETTEWDNYGIQSGNSNCQDCMVHCGHEPTAVDQTFGSLRGFVRTAQLTLFGAPRRNDRTPPPPENTIPAPHRLPQKLVQLETSSR from the coding sequence TTGTATTGATGCTGGAACCGCTCTTCCGCTGCAATCTCGCTTGCGCCGGCTGCGGGAAAATCCAATACCCCACGGATATCCTTAAACAGAATATGCCGGTCGACAAAGCCCTGGCTGCTGTCGATGAATGCGATGCGCCGATCGTCTCGATTCCCGGCGGGGAGCCGCTGTTGCATCCGCAGATTCATGAAATCGTCGAAGGCATCGTCGCTCGCAAGAAATATGTCTACCTTTGCACGAACGCCATTTTGCTGGAAAAACATCTGCACCGATTCAAGCCCTCGAAATATCTCAGCTTCTCCGTGCATGTCGATGGCTTGCGCGAGGAGCATGACGAAGCGGTCTGTCGCGATGGAGTGTATGACGTCGCGATCGCCGGAGTCAAAGCGGCGATCGAACAAGGCTTTCGCGTCACGACCAACACGACGCTGTTCGATAATGCCGACCCGGTCCGCTACCGCGCGTTCTTCGATGCGATGACCGACCTAGGCGTCGAGGGGATGATGATTTCTCCCGGCTACAGTTATGAAAAAGCCCCCGACCAGGATCACTTTCTCAAACGGGAAACGACTAAGAACATCTTTCGCCGTTTGTTGGACAATCCCGATCGCCGCTGGCAGTTCAACCAATCGCCGTTGTTCTTGGAATTTCTCAAAGGGGATTGGGACCTCACTTGCACACCGTGGGGCAATCCGACGTACAACGTTTTCGGCTGGCAAAAACCGTGTTACCTGTTGCAAGAAGGTTATACCGAGACGTTTCAGGAATTGCTGGAGACCACCGAGTGGGACAACTACGGCATTCAAAGCGGTAACTCAAATTGCCAGGACTGCATGGTGCATTGCGGGCACGAGCCGACGGCCGTCGATCAAACATTCGGCAGCCTGCGGGGATTTGTGCGGACCGCGCAGCTGACCCTCTTTGGAGCCCCGCGCCGTAATGACCGCACACCCCCCCCGCCTGAAAACACGATTCCGGCGCCGCATCGACTACCACAAAAATTGGTGCAACTGGAAACGTCGTCTCGCTGA